Proteins from a single region of Gambusia affinis linkage group LG12, SWU_Gaff_1.0, whole genome shotgun sequence:
- the ptger4c gene encoding prostaglandin E receptor 4 (subtype EP4) c isoform X1 — MINETAGDLDTDVSEPMHSYLLSHNLTTFPALRLESKSLVTSATMFAVGVLGNLIAIVVLCVSKKEQKETTFYTLVCGMAITDLLGTCFTSPVVIATYVVSRWPGGELLCHFFSFSMLFFGSAGMSILCAMAVERYLAINHAYFYSKHIDRTMARFALLVTYLANIVLCIMPSFGFGQHVRHFPGTWCFLDWRSVDPVGACYSFLYGGVMLLLIAVTVMCNLAVCRSLVGMKQRTGIVRTELCEHSGLRRRFPRLSSVTSAAEIQMFWLLVFMTIVFLVCSIPLVVRIFVNQLYDPSYISAGGRPDYQGDMLAIRFASFNPILDPWVYILCRKNLLLKGCGRLKGVITRAKNGRGDEKSWVEGQNSPPSIHSNDTSYASLRTASYRNEPGLPLSIKNTSFTDFALRQAWEYDTARVNFHPFSVESAAIIGSEEEAEAATHPGQDAAETASPGRGVVMHVRRVDVVTCTFSTPSSSQSAKCF; from the exons atgatTAACGAAACTGCTGGGGATCTGGACACCGATGTTTCTGAGCCGATGCACTCTTATCTCCTCAGCCACAACCTCACGACCTTCCCCGCGCTCCGACTCGAGTCCAAGTCGCTGGTCACTTCAGCCACCATGTTTGCCGTGGGAGTTCTGGGGAACCTCATCGCCATTGTCGTGCTGTGCGTCTCCAAGAAGGAGCAGAAGGAAACCACCTTCTATACGCTGGTGTGCGGGATGGCCATCACCGACTTGCTGGGCACGTGCTTCACCAGCCCGGTGGTCATCGCCACGTACGTGGTCAGCCGTTGGCCAGGAGGCGAGCTGCTCTGCcacttcttctccttctccatgCTGTTCTTCGGCTCGGCCGGAATGTCCATTCTCTGCGCAATGGCGGTGGAGCGATACCTGGCCATCAACCACGCGTATTTCTACTCCAAGCACATCGACCGGACCATGGCGCGCTTTGCGCTCCTGGTCACCTACCTGGCCAACATCGTGCTGTGCATCATGCCCAGCTTTGGCTTCGGCCAGCACGTCAGGCACTTCCCCGGCACTTGGTGCTTTCTGGACTGGAGGTCGGTGGATCCGGTTGGCGCGTGCTACTCCTTCCTGTACGGCGGTGTCATGCTGCTGCTGATCGCGGTGACTGTCATGTGCAACCTGGCGGTGTGCAGGTCTCTGGTGGGGATGAAACAGAGGACGGGGATCGTCAGGACGGAGCTGTGTGAGCACAGCGGGTTACGGCGTCGCTTCCCCCGGCTGTCTTCTGTAACCTCTGCCGCAGAGATCCAGATGTTCTGGCTGCTGGTCTTCATGACTATCGTGTTTCTGGTCTGCTCCATTCCGTTAGTG GTGCGAATCTTTGTGAACCAGCTATACGACCCCTCCTACATCTCTGCAGGGGGGAGACCTGACTACCAGGGCGACATGCTGGCGATCCGCTTCGCCTCCTTCAACCCCATCCTGGACCCCTGGGTCTACATTTTGTGCAGAAAGAACCTGTTGCTGAAAGGCTGTGGAAGGCTCAAGGGTGTGATCACTCGGGCAAAGAACGGTCGTGGGGACGAAAAGAGCTGGGTGGAGGGTCAAAACTCCCCCCCATCTATACACAGCAACGACACTAGTTACGCGTCGTTGCGCACTGCCAGCTACAGGAACGAGCCGGGGCTCCCGCTGTCCATCAAGAACACCTCTTTCACAGACTTTGCGCTCCGACAAGCGTGGGAGTACGACACGGCGCGGGTCAACTTCCACCCGTTCAGCGTGGAATCCGCGGCGATCATCGGCAGCGAAGAGGAAGCAGAAGCAGCGACTCACCCGGGACAGGACGCGGCGGAGACGGCTTCTCCAGGGCGTGGCGTCGTGATGCACGTCCGCAGAGTGGACGTCGTTACCTGCACGTTCAGCACCCCGAGCTCCAGTCAGTCTGCCAAATGCTTCTGA
- the ptger4c gene encoding prostaglandin E receptor 4 (subtype EP4) c isoform X2, producing MFAVGVLGNLIAIVVLCVSKKEQKETTFYTLVCGMAITDLLGTCFTSPVVIATYVVSRWPGGELLCHFFSFSMLFFGSAGMSILCAMAVERYLAINHAYFYSKHIDRTMARFALLVTYLANIVLCIMPSFGFGQHVRHFPGTWCFLDWRSVDPVGACYSFLYGGVMLLLIAVTVMCNLAVCRSLVGMKQRTGIVRTELCEHSGLRRRFPRLSSVTSAAEIQMFWLLVFMTIVFLVCSIPLVVRIFVNQLYDPSYISAGGRPDYQGDMLAIRFASFNPILDPWVYILCRKNLLLKGCGRLKGVITRAKNGRGDEKSWVEGQNSPPSIHSNDTSYASLRTASYRNEPGLPLSIKNTSFTDFALRQAWEYDTARVNFHPFSVESAAIIGSEEEAEAATHPGQDAAETASPGRGVVMHVRRVDVVTCTFSTPSSSQSAKCF from the exons ATGTTTGCCGTGGGAGTTCTGGGGAACCTCATCGCCATTGTCGTGCTGTGCGTCTCCAAGAAGGAGCAGAAGGAAACCACCTTCTATACGCTGGTGTGCGGGATGGCCATCACCGACTTGCTGGGCACGTGCTTCACCAGCCCGGTGGTCATCGCCACGTACGTGGTCAGCCGTTGGCCAGGAGGCGAGCTGCTCTGCcacttcttctccttctccatgCTGTTCTTCGGCTCGGCCGGAATGTCCATTCTCTGCGCAATGGCGGTGGAGCGATACCTGGCCATCAACCACGCGTATTTCTACTCCAAGCACATCGACCGGACCATGGCGCGCTTTGCGCTCCTGGTCACCTACCTGGCCAACATCGTGCTGTGCATCATGCCCAGCTTTGGCTTCGGCCAGCACGTCAGGCACTTCCCCGGCACTTGGTGCTTTCTGGACTGGAGGTCGGTGGATCCGGTTGGCGCGTGCTACTCCTTCCTGTACGGCGGTGTCATGCTGCTGCTGATCGCGGTGACTGTCATGTGCAACCTGGCGGTGTGCAGGTCTCTGGTGGGGATGAAACAGAGGACGGGGATCGTCAGGACGGAGCTGTGTGAGCACAGCGGGTTACGGCGTCGCTTCCCCCGGCTGTCTTCTGTAACCTCTGCCGCAGAGATCCAGATGTTCTGGCTGCTGGTCTTCATGACTATCGTGTTTCTGGTCTGCTCCATTCCGTTAGTG GTGCGAATCTTTGTGAACCAGCTATACGACCCCTCCTACATCTCTGCAGGGGGGAGACCTGACTACCAGGGCGACATGCTGGCGATCCGCTTCGCCTCCTTCAACCCCATCCTGGACCCCTGGGTCTACATTTTGTGCAGAAAGAACCTGTTGCTGAAAGGCTGTGGAAGGCTCAAGGGTGTGATCACTCGGGCAAAGAACGGTCGTGGGGACGAAAAGAGCTGGGTGGAGGGTCAAAACTCCCCCCCATCTATACACAGCAACGACACTAGTTACGCGTCGTTGCGCACTGCCAGCTACAGGAACGAGCCGGGGCTCCCGCTGTCCATCAAGAACACCTCTTTCACAGACTTTGCGCTCCGACAAGCGTGGGAGTACGACACGGCGCGGGTCAACTTCCACCCGTTCAGCGTGGAATCCGCGGCGATCATCGGCAGCGAAGAGGAAGCAGAAGCAGCGACTCACCCGGGACAGGACGCGGCGGAGACGGCTTCTCCAGGGCGTGGCGTCGTGATGCACGTCCGCAGAGTGGACGTCGTTACCTGCACGTTCAGCACCCCGAGCTCCAGTCAGTCTGCCAAATGCTTCTGA